A single genomic interval of Nostoc commune NIES-4072 harbors:
- the trxB gene encoding thioredoxin-disulfide reductase produces the protein MANTTTENLVIIGSGPAGYTAAIYAGRANLKPVVFEGFQAGGLPGGQLMTTTEVENFPGFPQGITGPELMDQMKAQAERWGAELYTEDVISVDLSQRPFTVRSQEREIKTNSIVIATGATAKRLGLPNEHEFWSRGISACAICDGATPIFHGAELAVIGAGDSAAEESIYLTKYGSKVNMLVRTDKMRASKAMQDRVLSNPKIQVHWNTEAVDIFGNGHMEGVKVRNTKTGEESKLHAKGLFYAIGHTPNTSLFKGQLELDEVGYVVTKPGSVETSVEGVFAAGDVQDHEFRQAITAAGTGCMAAMLAERWLSSTGLIQEFHQQPETAANELEHQPAKKTEAEEEAGFKLDATRHEGGYALRKLFHESDRLLLVKYVSPGCGPCHTLKPILNKVVDEFESIIHFVEIDIDKDRDIAENAGVTGTPTVQLFKNKELVQEVKGVKQKSEYRQLIESNL, from the coding sequence ATGGCTAACACAACAACAGAAAACTTGGTAATTATCGGTTCTGGCCCAGCAGGGTACACAGCAGCTATTTATGCTGGACGCGCTAACCTGAAACCCGTTGTATTTGAAGGTTTCCAAGCCGGGGGATTACCTGGTGGGCAATTAATGACAACGACGGAAGTCGAGAATTTTCCAGGGTTTCCCCAAGGGATTACCGGGCCGGAACTGATGGATCAGATGAAAGCGCAGGCGGAGCGCTGGGGGGCTGAACTATATACTGAAGATGTTATATCAGTTGACTTGAGTCAGCGTCCATTTACAGTGCGATCGCAAGAGAGGGAAATAAAAACCAATAGCATCGTTATTGCTACGGGTGCAACTGCAAAGCGTTTAGGTTTACCCAATGAACATGAATTTTGGAGTCGGGGTATTTCCGCTTGTGCAATTTGCGATGGTGCGACACCAATTTTCCACGGTGCAGAATTGGCTGTAATTGGTGCTGGTGACTCGGCGGCGGAAGAGTCAATTTACCTCACCAAATACGGCTCTAAGGTAAATATGTTAGTACGCACCGATAAAATGCGGGCTTCTAAAGCCATGCAAGACCGCGTTTTGAGTAACCCGAAAATCCAAGTGCATTGGAACACAGAAGCCGTGGATATCTTCGGTAATGGTCACATGGAAGGAGTGAAAGTCCGCAATACCAAAACTGGTGAAGAGAGCAAATTGCACGCTAAAGGTTTATTTTACGCCATTGGTCACACTCCCAACACCTCTTTATTTAAAGGTCAGTTAGAACTGGATGAGGTCGGTTACGTTGTCACTAAACCTGGTTCTGTAGAAACCAGTGTAGAAGGCGTTTTTGCTGCTGGCGACGTCCAAGATCATGAGTTTCGGCAAGCAATTACGGCTGCGGGTACTGGCTGTATGGCGGCGATGTTGGCAGAACGTTGGTTGTCGTCCACTGGCTTGATTCAAGAATTCCATCAACAGCCAGAAACAGCAGCTAATGAATTAGAACATCAGCCAGCCAAAAAGACTGAAGCCGAGGAAGAAGCTGGATTTAAATTGGATGCGACGCGCCATGAGGGAGGTTATGCTTTACGGAAATTGTTCCATGAAAGCGATCGCTTACTTCTTGTTAAATACGTCTCTCCTGGTTGTGGCCCTTGCCATACCCTGAAGCCGATTTTAAATAAAGTGGTGGATGAATTTGAAAGCATTATTCACTTTGTGGAAATTGACATCGACAAAGACCGAGATATTGCTGAAAATGCAGGTGTGACAGGAACACCAACGGTTCAATTGTTCAAAAATAAGGAACTGGTGCAGGAAGTAAAAGGTGTGAAGCAAAAGAGCGAATACCGCCAGTTGATTGAAAGTAATCTGTAG
- a CDS encoding ABC transporter permease, with the protein MAITKRRLPTFLQFGNSLNLSQKLMLIGLAITLFFIFLAFFAPVFQAWGWLQNPKDFLSNPIHEPPSAKHWFGTSRLGYDVFSRTLFGAQAALQVVILATALSMIIGVPLGMLSGYLGGKLDKVLLFIMDSIYTLPGLLLSVTLAFVVGRGILNAAIAISIAYIPQYYRVVRNHTVSVKTEVFIEAAQAMGASTWVVLSRYLFFNVIQSVPVLFTLNAADAILVLGGLGFLGLGLPEEVAEWGHDLKQALEALPTGIWWTTLFPGLTMTFMVVGLSLLGEGLNEFVNPRLRRENRIRK; encoded by the coding sequence ATGGCCATTACAAAACGGCGACTACCGACATTTTTACAGTTTGGCAACAGTCTCAATCTTTCGCAAAAACTCATGCTCATCGGGTTAGCCATTACCCTATTTTTCATCTTCCTGGCATTCTTCGCTCCCGTATTCCAGGCTTGGGGATGGCTGCAAAACCCCAAAGATTTTCTTTCTAATCCAATTCACGAGCCACCCTCAGCTAAACATTGGTTTGGTACTAGTCGTTTGGGTTATGATGTGTTTTCCCGGACATTGTTCGGCGCTCAAGCTGCTTTGCAGGTGGTGATTTTGGCAACAGCGTTGAGTATGATTATCGGTGTGCCTTTGGGGATGCTGAGTGGTTATCTCGGCGGTAAATTGGATAAAGTGTTGCTGTTTATTATGGATAGCATCTACACTCTACCGGGACTACTGCTGTCTGTGACACTGGCGTTTGTAGTGGGGCGTGGAATATTAAATGCAGCGATCGCTATTAGCATTGCTTACATTCCCCAATATTACCGCGTCGTTCGCAACCACACCGTGAGCGTGAAAACTGAAGTGTTCATCGAAGCTGCTCAAGCAATGGGCGCTTCCACTTGGGTTGTGCTTTCTCGTTATTTATTTTTCAACGTCATTCAAAGCGTACCCGTCCTATTTACACTCAACGCTGCTGATGCAATTTTGGTGTTGGGCGGTTTGGGTTTTTTGGGGCTAGGACTTCCCGAAGAAGTGGCAGAATGGGGACATGATTTAAAACAAGCCTTAGAAGCTCTACCTACTGGCATTTGGTGGACTACACTTTTCCCTGGTTTAACCATGACATTCATGGTGGTAGGGTTATCACTACTTGGTGAAGGGTTAAATGAATTTGTCAATCCCCGTTTACGAAGAGAAAATAGAATCCGAAAGTAG
- a CDS encoding CTP synthase has translation MTKFIFVTGGVVSSIGKGIVAASLGRLLKSREYSVSILKLDPYINIDPGTMSPFQHGEVFVTQDGAETDLDLGHYERFTDTSMSRLNCVTTGSIYQAVINKERRGDYNGGTVQVIPHITNEIKERILRVAKSTNPSVVITEIGGTVGDIESLPFLEAIRQFRKEVGRQNVLYMHVTLVPWIASAGEMKTKPTQHSVKELRSIGIQPDILVCRSDRPLPKGLKQKLSGFCDVPEECVITSQDAKSIYEVPLNLEREGMAEQVLNLLQMEQRKPDLTQWQTLVQRLHSPKHELEIAIVGKYVQLSDAYLSVVEALNHAAISTYGKLRLRWINSENLETQPPETYLEGVDGIVVPGGFGVRGVDGKIAAIKYARDRQIPFLGLCLGMQCSVIEWARHVGGLTGANSAEFDPHTSDPVINLLPGQQEVVDLGGTMRLGLYPCRVLPDTLAFKLYQEDVIYERHRHRYEFNNSYRDLLLKSGYVISGTSPDGLLVEIVELPKHPFFLACQFHPEFQSRPSSPHPLFKGFIQAAIALSLSTLGTPTPLEVS, from the coding sequence ATGACTAAGTTTATTTTTGTAACTGGGGGCGTAGTTTCCAGTATTGGTAAGGGCATTGTAGCAGCAAGTCTAGGGCGTTTGCTCAAGTCGCGCGAATATTCCGTGTCGATTCTCAAACTTGACCCTTATATCAATATCGATCCTGGCACAATGAGTCCCTTTCAGCATGGGGAAGTATTTGTTACCCAGGATGGTGCAGAAACAGATTTGGACTTGGGACATTACGAACGCTTTACCGATACTTCGATGTCGCGGTTAAATTGTGTAACTACTGGCTCGATTTACCAGGCAGTTATCAATAAAGAGCGGCGCGGAGACTACAATGGCGGCACTGTCCAGGTTATCCCTCATATTACTAATGAAATAAAAGAACGGATTCTGCGAGTTGCCAAAAGTACAAATCCATCTGTCGTAATTACAGAAATTGGCGGTACGGTGGGAGATATTGAATCACTGCCGTTTTTGGAAGCAATTCGCCAGTTCCGCAAAGAGGTAGGAAGGCAAAATGTGCTGTATATGCACGTAACGCTAGTACCGTGGATTGCTTCTGCGGGTGAAATGAAAACGAAGCCAACACAGCATTCAGTTAAAGAACTCAGATCCATTGGCATTCAACCAGATATTTTAGTTTGTCGGAGCGATCGCCCCTTACCCAAGGGATTAAAACAGAAATTGTCTGGATTTTGCGATGTGCCGGAAGAATGCGTCATCACCTCCCAAGATGCCAAAAGTATCTATGAAGTGCCCCTGAATCTAGAACGGGAAGGAATGGCAGAACAAGTGCTGAACTTGCTGCAAATGGAACAGCGTAAACCAGATTTGACGCAGTGGCAAACCTTGGTACAACGGTTACATAGTCCCAAGCATGAGCTAGAAATTGCCATTGTCGGTAAATATGTGCAGTTAAGTGATGCTTACCTATCTGTAGTAGAAGCATTAAACCATGCGGCAATTTCCACTTATGGCAAACTGCGCCTGCGTTGGATAAATTCAGAAAATTTGGAAACCCAACCGCCCGAAACTTATCTTGAAGGTGTCGATGGCATAGTTGTGCCAGGAGGTTTTGGGGTTCGGGGGGTGGATGGTAAAATTGCCGCCATTAAATACGCCCGCGATCGCCAAATTCCCTTTTTGGGTTTATGCCTGGGGATGCAATGTTCTGTAATAGAATGGGCCCGGCACGTAGGGGGATTAACAGGTGCTAATAGTGCTGAATTTGACCCTCATACATCCGATCCGGTAATTAATTTATTGCCAGGACAGCAGGAAGTAGTCGATTTAGGGGGTACAATGCGCTTAGGGCTATATCCTTGTCGTGTTCTTCCTGATACACTAGCTTTCAAGCTTTATCAAGAAGATGTGATTTATGAACGACATCGACATCGGTATGAGTTCAACAATTCTTACCGCGATTTGTTGTTAAAGTCTGGCTATGTAATCAGTGGTACTTCTCCTGATGGACTCTTAGTTGAAATTGTGGAATTACCCAAGCACCCATTCTTTCTTGCTTGCCAATTTCATCCAGAATTTCAATCGCGCCCCAGTAGCCCTCATCCTTTATTTAAAGGATTTATTCAAGCAGCGATCGCTCTTTCTCTTTCAACTTTAGGTACACCAACACCATTGGAGGTTTCATAA
- a CDS encoding type I restriction endonuclease subunit R, producing MVQTIPARDISLYDLEEKFGLQLATDTNFFPEWTENLPTLTDAQKQAIARVKSNYLNLSKHRLMSEETVKMVVLSPLLDLAGFYQLPFEIETETSVEISAEDESFIVKGNIDVLVIQKRFWVLIIESKSSKFDVMTALPQALTYMLDCPNPAQPTFGLLINGREFVFVKLIQQEHPWYARSDALSIERDAELQQVLSVLKRVGELFVIRNS from the coding sequence ATGGTTCAAACAATCCCAGCTAGAGACATCAGTCTTTACGACTTAGAAGAAAAATTTGGTTTGCAACTAGCCACAGACACCAACTTTTTTCCAGAATGGACAGAAAATTTACCCACTCTGACTGATGCCCAAAAGCAAGCGATCGCACGAGTAAAAAGTAACTATTTAAATTTGAGTAAGCACCGTCTGATGTCAGAAGAGACGGTAAAAATGGTAGTGCTATCTCCTTTACTCGATTTAGCTGGGTTTTATCAACTTCCTTTTGAAATCGAAACCGAGACTTCTGTTGAGATTTCTGCTGAAGACGAAAGTTTTATCGTTAAAGGAAACATTGATGTTCTTGTTATCCAAAAACGTTTTTGGGTACTTATCATCGAATCTAAAAGCAGTAAATTTGATGTGATGACAGCCCTACCTCAAGCACTCACTTATATGCTTGATTGTCCAAATCCTGCACAACCAACTTTTGGTTTACTAATCAACGGTAGGGAATTTGTTTTTGTCAAATTGATTCAACAAGAACATCCTTGGTATGCCCGATCTGATGCGCTATCAATTGAACGTGATGCAGAACTACAGCAAGTACTCAGTGTATTGAAGCGCGTTGGAGAATTATTCGTAATTCGTAATTCGTAA
- a CDS encoding N-acetylmuramoyl-L-alanine amidase, whose protein sequence is MKNLLGLVILGCIVTSSVALAEPSLKVVFPQTSYQTSSQKIFFLGTAPPDGQVLINSKPITRSKAGHFSPSFPLQLGENLFTVRHDNQELQIKVTRLPTDPELPQGLAFAKDSLTPAVDIARLPGELICFSAIAPPNASVSVKLANQIIALPPQPQQAQLPSNLAALTGQNQPYAQSSVGNYKGCTTVATAADLGQPQFQLTLNGKTITQPGTGKIQILSRAELPVSEVTVESGVARTGPSTDYSRLTPLPKGTRATVTGREGEWLRLDYGAWINSKETRILPGAVPPQTIIRSVGYRQLPGATEIVFPLQVPVPVSVQQSEGAFALTLYNTTAQTDIIRLDDDPLISRLDWQQEAPEQVKYTFNLKKAQQWGYKLRYDGTTLVLALRHPPKIGNTRRKPLANFKIVLDPGHGGKETGASGPTGYLEKDLNLVVSKLLRDDLVERGATVVMTREDDRELSLAERQAIISQEEPAIAISIHHNSLPDDGDAEKTKGFAAFWYQPQAHNLAMFLQKYVVKKIGKPSYGVFWDNLALTRPTAAPSVLLELGFMSNPDEFEQIVNPEVQKKTANAIAQGITEWFRSVR, encoded by the coding sequence GTGAAAAACCTTTTAGGATTAGTAATATTAGGCTGTATTGTCACCTCCTCTGTAGCACTGGCAGAGCCATCTCTTAAAGTCGTTTTTCCCCAAACAAGCTACCAGACGAGTTCCCAAAAAATCTTCTTTCTGGGGACTGCACCACCAGATGGTCAGGTTTTGATCAATAGTAAGCCAATTACCCGCAGCAAAGCTGGTCATTTTTCCCCTAGTTTCCCCTTGCAGTTGGGGGAAAATCTTTTTACTGTGCGTCACGACAATCAAGAACTCCAGATTAAAGTGACAAGGCTTCCCACTGATCCTGAGCTACCACAGGGGTTAGCCTTTGCTAAAGATTCCCTGACTCCCGCAGTTGACATTGCCAGACTACCGGGAGAGCTAATTTGTTTTAGCGCCATCGCACCCCCTAACGCTAGCGTATCTGTCAAGTTGGCTAATCAAATTATTGCCCTTCCACCACAACCTCAACAGGCACAGCTACCAAGTAATTTGGCAGCTTTGACAGGGCAAAATCAGCCTTATGCCCAGTCTAGCGTAGGCAATTATAAAGGTTGCACCACAGTGGCAACAGCCGCCGATTTGGGACAACCTCAGTTTCAACTGACGCTCAATGGCAAGACGATAACTCAACCAGGGACTGGTAAAATTCAAATCCTTTCAAGAGCAGAGTTGCCAGTTTCTGAGGTTACAGTAGAGTCAGGCGTGGCTCGCACTGGCCCAAGCACCGATTATTCTCGACTTACACCACTGCCCAAAGGCACACGCGCAACAGTAACAGGTAGGGAAGGTGAATGGTTGCGCCTAGACTATGGCGCTTGGATTAATAGTAAAGAAACCCGCATTCTCCCTGGTGCAGTTCCGCCACAGACAATAATTCGCAGTGTCGGATACCGTCAACTCCCTGGTGCGACAGAGATAGTTTTCCCCTTACAAGTTCCCGTACCTGTGAGCGTGCAACAAAGTGAGGGTGCTTTCGCTCTCACTCTCTACAATACCACTGCCCAAACGGACATTATTCGTCTGGATGATGACCCTCTAATTTCTCGCCTAGATTGGCAACAGGAGGCTCCAGAACAAGTAAAATACACCTTTAACCTCAAAAAAGCTCAACAGTGGGGATATAAGTTAAGATACGACGGTACAACCCTGGTTTTAGCTTTGCGTCATCCGCCGAAAATTGGTAACACAAGACGCAAGCCTTTAGCTAATTTCAAGATTGTACTAGATCCAGGGCATGGAGGTAAAGAAACTGGTGCCAGTGGGCCAACTGGATATTTAGAAAAAGATTTAAATTTGGTGGTATCCAAGTTGCTGCGGGATGATTTGGTGGAGCGAGGAGCAACGGTAGTGATGACACGGGAGGACGATCGCGAACTTTCTCTAGCAGAACGTCAAGCAATTATCAGTCAAGAAGAACCTGCGATCGCTATTTCGATACATCACAATTCCTTACCCGATGATGGCGATGCCGAAAAAACTAAGGGATTCGCCGCTTTTTGGTATCAACCCCAAGCCCATAACCTGGCAATGTTTTTACAGAAGTATGTAGTTAAAAAAATCGGCAAACCTTCTTATGGTGTGTTTTGGGATAACCTGGCGCTGACACGTCCAACTGCTGCACCATCAGTGTTGCTGGAATTGGGTTTTATGAGCAATCCCGATGAATTTGAGCAGATAGTCAACCCAGAGGTACAGAAAAAAACGGCAAATGCGATCGCTCAGGGAATTACTGAGTGGTTTAGGAGTGTGAGATAA
- a CDS encoding Uma2 family endonuclease: MCFTITDLEELQTEHPEWQMELVEGKIIVMGPSDYESEEIGTRLSTFLNIWVMSRKLGRVTGSSAGFILPRIEEDDSEKRNLRAPDVSFVRADRLKKTKRDFVELVPDLMVEIKSKSDRIKPLEEKIQLFLQLGSVVGILIDPDKLTVTVYRINQTPVVLQNGDMLTLPDLLPGWELAVSELWPPEFE, from the coding sequence ATGTGTTTCACCATTACAGACTTAGAGGAGCTACAAACCGAGCATCCAGAATGGCAAATGGAGCTGGTAGAAGGGAAAATCATAGTTATGGGGCCATCAGATTACGAGTCAGAGGAAATTGGCACTCGGTTGAGTACCTTCTTGAATATTTGGGTAATGTCGCGCAAGCTAGGGCGAGTAACTGGCTCTAGCGCAGGCTTCATATTACCTAGAATAGAAGAGGACGACTCGGAAAAAAGAAACCTTCGTGCCCCTGACGTGTCTTTTGTTCGCGCTGACCGATTGAAAAAGACCAAGCGCGACTTTGTAGAGTTAGTTCCAGACTTGATGGTTGAGATTAAATCTAAAAGCGACAGAATTAAACCACTTGAAGAGAAGATTCAGCTATTTTTGCAACTTGGGTCTGTAGTTGGCATATTGATTGACCCTGACAAATTGACAGTAACGGTTTATCGAATAAACCAAACTCCGGTGGTATTGCAGAATGGAGACATGCTTACACTACCGGACTTGCTACCAGGTTGGGAACTGGCGGTATCAGAATTGTGGCCACCTGAGTTTGAGTAA
- a CDS encoding ROK family protein produces the protein MTNDKIQLIGIDVGGTAIKLGRFAADGTCLLSLTVASPQPTTPEAVLAALVDAIAQIDPDNQAVAIGVGTPGPSDAARRIAKIAINLPGWVDVPLADWLEAKTGKPTAIANDANCALLGEAWLGAGRHFQNLILLTLGTGVGGAIILDGKLFVGHQGAAGELGLISLNPDGPICNSGNQGSLEQYACATAIRRRTLKEPVELGFLAQQGDTAALTFWQEYGKYLGIGLTSLIYVLTPQAIVIGGGISGSFEFFIPAVKAEIEKRVQPLSRVGLQILPAELGNFAGIVGAAKLAWEHYSEF, from the coding sequence ATGACTAATGACAAAATTCAACTAATTGGCATTGATGTGGGGGGAACGGCAATTAAGCTGGGGCGTTTTGCAGCTGATGGTACTTGTCTCTTATCTTTGACTGTGGCATCTCCCCAGCCGACGACACCGGAGGCTGTCTTGGCGGCGCTCGTAGATGCGATCGCTCAAATTGATCCAGATAATCAAGCTGTTGCTATTGGTGTTGGAACTCCTGGCCCATCCGATGCAGCAAGACGCATTGCCAAAATCGCCATTAACTTACCTGGATGGGTCGATGTGCCTTTAGCAGACTGGTTAGAAGCAAAAACTGGCAAACCGACTGCGATCGCTAATGATGCTAATTGCGCTCTTTTAGGAGAAGCTTGGCTGGGAGCCGGTCGCCATTTTCAAAATCTGATTCTGCTAACTTTAGGTACTGGGGTTGGTGGCGCAATTATCCTTGATGGCAAACTATTTGTTGGACATCAAGGAGCTGCCGGGGAATTGGGTTTAATTTCATTAAATCCTGATGGCCCAATTTGTAATAGTGGCAATCAAGGCTCTTTAGAACAATATGCTTGTGCTACTGCAATTCGCCGTCGCACTCTCAAGGAACCCGTCGAATTGGGTTTTCTTGCCCAACAAGGAGATACCGCAGCATTGACTTTTTGGCAAGAATATGGTAAGTATTTGGGGATTGGTTTGACGAGTTTAATTTATGTACTCACACCGCAAGCGATCGTTATTGGTGGCGGTATAAGTGGCAGCTTTGAATTTTTTATACCAGCAGTGAAGGCAGAAATTGAGAAGCGAGTTCAGCCTTTATCACGCGTGGGTTTACAAATATTGCCAGCAGAGTTAGGTAATTTTGCAGGGATAGTGGGTGCGGCAAAGTTGGCATGGGAACACTATTCGGAATTTTAG
- a CDS encoding four helix bundle protein gives MQDRGFESLDFYQDSLKLLKAAYRLANSLPGCERYNLSDQLRRAACSVLLNIAEGYGRYHYLDRLRFMYIARGSLTETKSAFIIAESLGYCNTEQLNWVSQLKDRIEKGLNGYCRFIRSQQQGKEEYGTRLSD, from the coding sequence ATGCAAGATAGAGGCTTTGAGTCTTTAGACTTCTACCAAGATAGCCTCAAGCTGCTAAAAGCGGCTTATCGATTAGCAAATAGTTTGCCGGGTTGTGAGCGTTACAATTTGAGCGATCAATTACGAAGAGCAGCTTGCAGCGTTTTACTGAACATAGCTGAGGGCTATGGACGCTATCACTATTTAGATAGATTGCGTTTTATGTACATTGCTCGCGGTTCATTGACTGAAACCAAAAGCGCTTTCATTATTGCTGAGAGCTTGGGCTACTGCAATACAGAACAATTAAACTGGGTCAGTCAGCTTAAAGACCGGATTGAAAAAGGTCTTAACGGTTACTGTCGTTTTATTCGTTCCCAACAGCAGGGTAAAGAAGAGTACGGTACTCGACTGAGTGATTAG
- a CDS encoding FG-GAP repeat domain-containing protein, translated as MQQKIDFNGDGLSDFIRQEKGTWVDGVRDAEVYLSRGDGTFNPGLALTDTSAVNGNFVNLIAGDYNGDGLSDFIRQEKGTWVDGVRDAEVYLSRGDGTFNPGLALTDASAVNGNFVNLIAGDYNGDGFSDFIRQEKGAWVDGVRDAEVYLSRGDGTFNPGLALTDTSAVNGNFVNLIAGDYNGDGFSDFIRQEKGAWVDGVRDAEVYLSRGDGTFNSGIALTDASAVNGNFVNLIAGDYNGDGFSDFIRQEKGAWVDGVRDAEVYLSRGDGTFNPGLALTDASAVNGNFVNLIAGDYNGDGLSDFIRQEKGAWVDGVRDAEVYLARGNGIFDSGIALTDASAVNGNFVNLV; from the coding sequence ATGCAACAGAAAATTGACTTTAATGGCGACGGTTTAAGCGATTTTATCCGCCAAGAAAAAGGTACATGGGTCGATGGTGTTCGTGATGCTGAAGTCTATCTGTCTAGAGGAGACGGTACTTTTAATCCGGGACTAGCGTTGACGGATACCTCAGCAGTCAACGGCAACTTTGTGAATCTGATTGCAGGAGACTACAATGGCGACGGCTTAAGCGACTTTATCCGCCAAGAAAAAGGTACATGGGTCGATGGTGTTCGTGATGCTGAAGTCTATCTGTCTAGAGGAGACGGTACTTTTAATCCGGGGCTAGCGTTGACGGATGCCTCTGCGGTGAACGGGAATTTTGTGAATCTAATTGCAGGAGATTACAATGGCGACGGTTTCAGCGACTTCATCCGCCAAGAAAAAGGTGCATGGGTCGATGGTGTTCGTGATGCTGAAGTCTATCTGTCCAGAGGAGACGGTACTTTTAATCCGGGGCTAGCGTTGACGGATACCTCAGCAGTCAACGGGAACTTTGTGAATCTAATTGCAGGAGACTACAATGGCGATGGTTTTAGCGACTTCATCCGCCAAGAAAAAGGTGCATGGGTCGATGGTGTTCGTGATGCTGAAGTCTATCTGTCCAGAGGAGACGGTACTTTTAATTCAGGCATAGCGTTGACGGATGCCTCAGCAGTGAACGGGAACTTTGTGAATCTGATTGCAGGAGACTACAATGGCGATGGTTTCAGCGACTTCATCCGCCAAGAAAAAGGTGCATGGGTCGATGGTGTTCGTGATGCTGAAGTCTATCTGTCCAGAGGAGACGGTACTTTTAATCCGGGGCTAGCGTTGACGGATGCCTCAGCAGTCAACGGCAACTTTGTGAATCTGATTGCAGGAGATTACAATGGCGACGGCTTAAGCGACTTCATCCGCCAAGAAAAAGGTGCATGGGTCGATGGTGTTCGTGATGCTGAAGTCTATTTGGCAAGAGGAAACGGCATCTTTGATTCAGGCATAGCGTTGACGGATGCCTCAGCCGTGAACGGGAACTTTGTCAATCTCGTATAG